The following are encoded in a window of Anoplopoma fimbria isolate UVic2021 breed Golden Eagle Sablefish chromosome 3, Afim_UVic_2022, whole genome shotgun sequence genomic DNA:
- the LOC129112368 gene encoding LOW QUALITY PROTEIN: tripartite motif-containing protein 16-like (The sequence of the model RefSeq protein was modified relative to this genomic sequence to represent the inferred CDS: inserted 1 base in 1 codon), translating into MAQKGDQLNRESFSCSICLDLLKDPVTIPCGHSYCMNCIKTHWDEEDEKKLHSCPQCRQTFTPRPVLVKNTMLSDLVEQLKKTGLQAAPADHCYAGPEDVACDVCTGRKLKAFKSCLVCLISYCEKHLQPHYDVPQLRKHKLVDPSNKLQENICSRHDEVMKMFCRTDQQCICYLCLMDEHKGHDTVSAAAERTERQRELEVSRLNIQQRIQDREKDVKLLQQEVEAINRSADKTVEDSEKIFTELIRLMEKRSSDVKQQVRSQQRTEVSRVKELQEKLEQEITELKRNDAELQQLSHTEDHNQFLHNYPSLSALSESTDSSSINIRPLLYFEEVTAAVSEVRDKLQDVLREKWTNVSLTVTEVDVLLSQPEPKTRAGFLKYSREITLDPNTANTHLLLSEGNRKATXNETTQSYSSHPDRFTGCWQVLSRESLTGRCYWEVEWRGGGVFVAVAYKNISRKCRFGRNDKSWALRCNNNSYNFWYNKVQTPVSGPQSSRVGVYLDHSAGVLSFYSVSETMTLLHRVQTTFTQPLYAGLCLFYSFGDTAEFCKLK; encoded by the exons ATGGCGCAGAAAGGAGATCAGCTTAACCGGGAGAGCTTCTCTTGTtccatctgtctggatctcCTGAAGGATCCGGTGACTATTCCCTGTGGACACAGCTACTGCATGAACTGTATTAAAACCCACtgggatgaagaggatgagaagAAACTCCACAGCTGTCCTCAGTGTAGGCAGACCTTCACACCGAGGCCTGTCCTGGTGAAAAACACCATGTTGTCAGATTTAGTGGAGCAACTGAAGAAGACTGGACTCCAAGCTGCTCCTGCTGATCACTGCTATGCTGGACCTGAAGATGTGGCCTGTGATGTCTGCACTGGGAGGAAACTGAAAGCCTTCAAGTCCTGTCTGGTGTGTCTGATCTCTTACTGTGAGAAACACCTTCAGCCTCATTATGATGTACCTCAATTAAGAAAACACAAGCTGGTGGACCCCTCCAACAAGCTCCAGGAGAACATCTGCTCTCGTCACGatgaggtgatgaagatgttctGCCGTACTGATCAGCAGTGTATCTGTTATCTCTGCTTAATGGATGAACATAAAGGACACGACACagtctcagctgcagcagaaaggactgagaggcagagagagctggaggtgagtcgactaaacatccagcagagaatccaggacagagagaaagacgtgAAGCTGCTTCAACAGGAGGTGGAGGCTATCAACCGCTCTGCTGATAAAACAGTGGAGGACAGCGAGAAGATCTTCACCGAGCTGATCCGTCTCATGGAGAAAAGAAGCTCTGATGTGAAGCAGCAGGTCAGATCCCAGCAGAGAACTGAAGTGAGTCGAGTCAAAGAGCTTcaggagaagctggagcaggagatcactgagctgaagaggaacgacgctgagctgcagcagctctcacacacagaggaccaCAACCAGTTTCTACACAACTACCCCTCACTGTCAGCACTCAGTGAGTCTACAGACTCATCCAGCATCAACATCCGTCCTCTGCTCTACTTTGAGGAGGTGACAGCGGCTGTGTCAGAAGTCAGAGATAAACTACAGGACGTCCTGAGAGAGAAATGGACAAACGTCTCACTGACGGTGACTGAAGTGGATGTTTTACTGTCACAACCAGAACCAAAGACCAGAGCTGGATTCTTAAAGTATTCACGTGAAATCACACTGGATccaaacacagcaaacacacatttgttattATCTGAGGGgaacagaaaagcaa ttaaTGAAACAACTCAGTCTTATTCTAGTCACCCAGACAGATTCACTGGATGTTGGCAGGTCCTGAGTAGAGAGAGTCTGACTGGACGTTGTtactgggaggtggagtggagaggaggaggagtttttGTAGCAGTCGCATACAAGAACATCAGCAGAAAATGTAGATTTGGACGGAATGACAAATCTTGGGCATTAAGATGTAACAATAACAGTTATAACTTTTGGTACAACAAAGTCCAAACTCCCGTCTCAGGTCCTCAGTCCTCCAGAGTAGGAGTGTACCTGGATCACAGTGCAGGTGTTCTGTCCTTCTACAGCGTCTCTGAAACCAtgactctcctccacagagtccagaccacaTTCACTCAGCCTCTCTATGCTggactttgtcttttttattcctttGGAGACACTGCTGAGTTCTGTAAACTCAAATAG
- the LOC129112349 gene encoding LOW QUALITY PROTEIN: tripartite motif-containing protein 16-like (The sequence of the model RefSeq protein was modified relative to this genomic sequence to represent the inferred CDS: inserted 1 base in 1 codon), giving the protein MAQKGVQLDRESFSCSICLDLLKDPVTIHCGHSYCMNCIKTHWDEEDGKKLHSCPQCRQTFTPRPVLGKNTMLSDLVEQLKKTGLQAAPADHCYAGPEDAACDVCTGRKLKAFKSCLVCLVSYCEKHLQPHYDVPQLRKHKLVDPSNKLQENICSRHNEVMKIFCHTDQQCICYLCLMDEHKGHATVSAAAERTERQRELEVSRLNIQQRIQDREKDVKLLQQEVKAINRSADKTVENSEKIFTELIRLMEKRSSDVKQQVKSQQRTEVSRVKKFQEKLEQEITELKRNDAELQQLSHTEDHNQFLHNCPSLSPLSESTDSSSINIRPLLYFEEVTAAVSEVRDKLQDVLREKWTNVSLTVTEVDVLLSQPEPNTRAGFLKYSREITLDXNTVNTRLLLTEGNRKATLMSRKQSYSSHPDRFTVCWQVLSRGNLTGRCYWEVEWRGGGVEVAVAYKNISRKGHWDEYIFGYNDKSWALRCENNSYDFRYNKVQTPVSGPRSSRVGVYLDHSAGVLSFYSVSKTMTLLHRVQTTFTQPLYAGLCIFNSSGDTAEFCKLK; this is encoded by the exons ATGGCGCAGAAAGGAGTTCAGCTGGACCGGGAGAGCTTCTCTTGTtccatctgtctggatctcCTGAAGGATCCGGTGACTATTCACTGTGGACACAGCTACTGCATGAACTGTATTAAAACCCACTGGGATGAAGAGGATGGGAAAAAACTCCACAGTTGTCCTCAGTGTAGGCAGACCTTCACACCGAGGCCTGTCCTGGGGAAAAACACCATGTTGTCAGATTTAGTGGAGCAACTGAAGAAAACTGGACTCCAAGCTGCTCCTGCTGATCACTGCTATGCTGGACCTGAAGATGCAGCCTGTGATGTCTGCACTGGGAGGAAACTGAAAGCTTTCAAGTCCTGTCTGGTGTGTCTAGTCTCTTACTGTGAGAAACACCTTCAGCCTCATTATGATGTACCTCAATTAAGAAAACACAAGCTGGTGGACCCCTCCAACAAGCTCCAGGAGAACATCTGCTCTCGTCATAATGAGGTGATGAAGATTTTCTGTCATACTGATCAGCAGTGTATCTGTTATCTCTGCTTAATGGATGAACATAAAGGACACGCCACagtctcagctgcagcagaaaggactgagaggcagagagagctggaggtgagtcgactaaacatccagcagagaatccaggacagagagaaagacgtgAAGCTGCTTCAACAGGAGGTGAAGGCTATCAACCGCTCTGCTGATAAAACAGTGGAGAACAGCGAGAAGATCTTCACCGAGCTGATCCGTCTCATGGAGAAAAGAAGCTCCGATGTGAAGCAGCAGGTCAAATCCCAGCAGAGAACTGAAGTGAGTCGAGTCAAAAAATTTcaggagaagctggagcaggagatcactgagctgaagaggaacgacgctgagctgcagcagctctcacacacagaggaccaCAACCAGTTTCTACACAACTGCCCCTCACTGTCACCACTCAGTGAGTCTACAGACTCATCCAGCATCAACATCCGTCCTCTGCTCTACTTTGAGGAGGTGACAGCGGCTGTGTCAGAAGTCAGAGATAAACTACAGGACGTCCTGAGAGAGAAATGGACAAACGTCTCACTGACGGTGACTGAAGTGGATGTTTTACTGTCACAACCAGAACCAAACACCAGAGCTGGATTCTTAAAGTATTCACGTGAAATCACACTGG ccaacacagtaaacacacgtCTGTTATTAACTGAGGGgaacagaaaagcaacattaaTGAGTCGAAAACAGTCTTATTCTAGTCACCCAGACAGATTCACTGTATGTTGGCAGGTCCTGAGTAGAGGGAATCTGACTGGACGTTGTtactgggaggtggagtggagaggaggaggagttgaagTAGCAGTCGCATACAAGAATATCAGCAGAAAAGGGCACTGGgatgaatatatatttggatACAATGACAAATCTTGGGCATTAAGATGTGAAAATAACAGTTATGACTTTCGGTACAACAAAGTCCAAACTCCCGTCTCTGGTCCTCGGTCCTCCAGAGTAGGAGTGTACCTGGATCACAGTGCAGGTGTTCTGTCCTTCTACAGCGTCTCTAAAACCAtgactctcctccacagagtccagaccacaTTCACTCAGCCTCTCTACGCTGGactttgcatttttaattcCTCAGGAGACACTGCTGAGTTCTGTAAACTCAAATAG
- the nol7 gene encoding nucleolar protein 7 isoform X2, translating into MAKKQRGKPSPAAKTTDSAKQTDSFSLVLASSDDEAPEEVTFEDSKAEALRSVRQALDAAKREKELLKEKRRKRQELFQEQKKRKLLPADVLEEIGSALSKKQKQPAGEAEEEEPEEEGEEDEGRKKKKRKRSGKLTHARNLKGNYTVTTGKESTLASSQQQAAEDFLQSRLYGPGSCRTTTNEMLSLENKKGKNKSAAVQFVKKDWACQEKAKAEKLKKRWIHKQQIPSC; encoded by the exons ATGGCGAAGAAGCAACGTGGGAAGCCGTCTCCGGCCGCGAAGACGACGGATTCGGCCAAACAGACGGATAGTTTCAGCTTGGTGCTCGCATCCAGCGACGACGAGGCGCCAGAGGAGGTGACCTTCGAAGACTCGAAGGCGGAAGCTCTCCGGAGCGTGAGACAGGCGCTGGACGCGGCCAAAAG AGAAAAAGAGCTgctgaaggagaagagaaggaagagacaGGAACTGTTCCAGGAGCAGAAG aaaagaaaactctTACCGGCTGACGTGTTGGAGGAAATCGGCTCTGCTCTTTCAAA GAAGCAGAAACAGCCTGCGGGTGAAG ctgaagaggaggagccggaggaggagggtgaagaggacgaggggaggaagaagaagaaaaggaagaggagcGGGAAACTGACACACGCCAGAAA tctgaagGGAAACTACACCGTGACGACGGGGAAGGAGAGCACGTTGGCGTCCTCCCAGCAGCAGGCGGCCGAGGATTTCCTCCAGTCCAGACTGTACGGACCAGGAAGCTGCAGGACTACCA CTAACGAGATGCTCTCCCTCGAGAACAAgaaggggaaaaacaaaagtgcagCAGTGCAGTTTGTCAAGAAGGACTGGG CCTGTCAGGAAAAAGCCAAAGCAGAGAAGCTGAAGAAGAGGTGGATCCACAAGCAGCAGATTCCCTCCTGCTGA
- the LOC129112382 gene encoding LOW QUALITY PROTEIN: E3 ubiquitin/ISG15 ligase TRIM25-like (The sequence of the model RefSeq protein was modified relative to this genomic sequence to represent the inferred CDS: deleted 2 bases in 1 codon) — protein MAQKGDQLNRESFSCSICLDLLKDPVTIHCGHSYCMNCIKTHWDEEDEKKLHSCPQCLQTFTARPVLVKNTMLADLVEQLKKTGLQAAPADLCYAGPEDVACDVCTGRKLKAFKSCLVCLISYCEKHLQPHFESPAFEKHKLVDPSNKLQENICSRHDEVMKMFCRTDQQCICYLCLMDEHKGHDTVSAAAERTERQRELEVSRLNIQQRIQDREKDVKLLQELQEKLEQEITELKRNEEDGAELQKLSHTEDHNQFLHNYPSLSALSESTDSSSINIRPLLYFEDVTAAVSEVSDKLQDVLREKRTNVSLAVTEVDVLPSQPQPKTRAGFLKYSREITLDPNTVNKRLLLTEGNRKATLMSRKQSYSSHPDRFTGCWQVLSRESLTGRCYWEVEWRGGGVFVAVAYKNISRKGGLAECGFGWNDKSWALRCNNNSYKFWFNKVKTPVSGPRSSRVGVYLDHSAGVLSFYSVSETMTLLHRVQTTFTQPLHAGLYPFSFGVTAEFCKLK, from the exons ATGGCGCAGAAAGGAGATCAGCTTAACCGGGAGAGCTTCTCTTGTtccatctgtctggatctcCTGAAGGATCCGGTGACTATTCACTGTGGACACAGCTACTGCATGAACTGTATTAAAACCCACtgggatgaagaggatgagaagAAACTCCACAGTTGTCCTCAGTGTTTGCAGACCTTCACAGCGAGGCCTGTCCTGGTGAAAAACACCATGTTGGCAGATTTAGTAGAGCAACTGAAGAAGACTGGACTCCAAGCTGCTCCTGCTGATCTCTGCTATGCTGGACCTGAAGATGTGGCCTGTGATGTCTGCACTGGGAGGAAACTGAAAGCCTTCAAGTCCTGTCTGGTGTGTCTGATCTCTTACTGTGAGAAACACCTTCAGCCTCATTTTGAATCACCTGCCtttgaaaaacacaagctgGTGGACCCCTCCAACAAGCTCCAGGAGAACATCTGCTCTCGTCACGatgaggtgatgaagatgttctGCCGCACTGATCAGCAGTGTATCTGTTATCTCTGCCTAATGGATGAACATAAAGGACACGACACagtctcagctgcagcagaaaggactgagaggcagagagagctggaggtgagtcgactaaacatccagcagagaatccaggacagagagaaagacgtgAAGCTGCTTCAAGAGCTTcaggagaagctggagcaggagatcactgagctgaagaggaacgAAGAAGATGGAGCG GAGCTGCAgaagctctcacacacagaggaccaCAACCAGTTTCTACACAACTACCCCTCACTGTCAGCACTCAGTGAGTCTACAGACTCATCCAGCATCAACATCCGTCCTCTGCTCTACTTTGAGGATGTGACAGCGGCTGTGTCAGAAGTCAGCGATAAACTACAGGACGTCCTGAGAGAGAAACGGACAAACGTCTCACTGGCGGTGACTGAAGTGGATGTTTTACCGTCACAACCACAACCAAAGACCAGAGCTGGATTCTTAAAGTATTCACGTGAAATCACACTGGATCCAAACACAGTAAACAAACGTCTGTTATTAACTGAGGGgaacagaaaagcaacattaaTGAGTCGAAAACAGTCTTATTCTAGTCACCCAGACAGATTCACTGGATGTTGGCAGGTCCTGAGTAGAGAGAGTCTGACTGGACGTTGTtactgggaggtggagtggagaggaggaggagtttttGTAGCAGTCGCATACAAGAATATCAGCAGAAAAGGGGGCTTGGCTGAATGTGGATTTGGATGGAATGATAAATCTTGGGCATTAAGATGTAACAATAACAGTTATAAGTTTTGGTTCAACAAAGTCAAAACTCCCGTCTCAGGTCCTCGGTCCTCCAGAGTAGGAGTGTACCTGGATCACAGTGCAGGTGTTCTGTCCTTCTACAGCGTCTCTGAAACCAtgactctcctccacagagtccagaccacattcactcagcctctccatgctggACTCTATCCTTTCAGTTTTGGAGTCACTGCTGAGTTCTGTAAACTCAAATAG
- the LOC129112358 gene encoding tripartite motif-containing protein 16-like, whose translation MAQKGDQLNRESFSCSICLDLLKDPVTIHCGHSYCMNCIKTHWDEEDEKKLHSCPQCLQTFTPRPVLGKNTMLADLVEQLKKTGLQAAPADLCYAGPEDVACDVCTGRKLKAFKSCLVCLVSYCEKHLQPHYDVPQLRKHKLVDPSNKLQENICSRHDEVMKMFCRTDQQCICYLCPVDEHKGHDTVSAAAERTERQRELEVSRLNIQQRIQDREKDVKLLQQEVKAINRSADKTVEDSEKIFTELIRLMEKRSSDVKQQVRSQQRTEVSQVKELQEKLEQEITELKRNDAELQQLSHTEDHNQFLHNYPSLSALSESTDSSSINIRPLLYFEEVTAAVSEVTDKLQDVLREKWTNVSLMMTEMIVLLTQPEPKTRAGFLKYSREITLDPNTVNKRLLLTEGNRKATLMSRKQSYSSHTDRFTGCWQVLSRESLTGRCYWEVEWRGGGVFVAVAYKNISRKGGWDECGFGWNDKSWALRCDKKNYNFVYNKVQTPVSGPRSSRVGVYLDHSAGVLSFYSVSETMTLLHRVQTTFTQPLHAGLLFCSFGSTAEFCKLK comes from the coding sequence ATGGCGCAGAAAGGAGATCAGCTTAACCGGGAGAGCTTCTCTTGTtccatctgtctggatctcCTGAAGGATCCGGTGACTATTCACTGTGGACACAGCTACTGCATGAACTGTATTAAAACCCACtgggatgaagaggatgagaagAAACTCCACAGCTGTCCTCAGTGTTTGCAGACCTTCACACCGAGGCCTGTCCTGGGGAAAAACACCATGTTGGCAGATTTAGTGGAGCAACTGAAGAAGACTGGACTCCAAGCTGCTCCTGCTGATCTCTGCTATGCTGGACCTGAAGATGTGGCCTGTGATGTCTGCACCGGGAGGAAACTGAAAGCCTTCAAGTCCTGTCTGGTGTGTCTAGTCTCTTACTGTGAGAAACACCTTCAGCCTCATTATGATGTACCTCAATTAAGAAAACACAAGCTGGTGGACCCCTCCAACAAGCTCCAGGAGAACATCTGCTCTCGTCACGatgaggtgatgaagatgttctGCCGCACTGATCAACAGTGTATCTGTTATCTCTGCCCTGTGGATGAACATAAAGGACACGACACagtctcagctgcagcagaaaggactgagaggcagagagagctggaggtgagtcgactaaacatccagcagagaatccaggacagagagaaagacgtgAAGCTGCTTCAACAGGAGGTGAAGGCTATCAACCGCTCTGCTGATAAAACAGTGGAGGACAGCGAGAAGATCTTCACCGAGCTGATCCGTCTCATGGAGAAAAGAAGCTCCGATGTGAAGCAGCAGGTCAGATCCCAGCAGAGAACTGAAGTGAGTCAAGTCAAAGAGCTTcaggagaagctggagcaggagatcactgagctgaagaggaacgacgctgagctgcagcagctctcacacacagaggaccaCAACCAGTTTCTACACAACTACCCCTCACTGTCAGCACTCAGTGAGTCTACAGACTCATCCAGCATCAACATCCGTCCTCTGCTCTACTTTGAGGAGGTGACAGCGGCTGTGTCAGAAGTCACAGATAAATTACAGGACGTTCTGAGAGAGAAATGGACAAACGTCTCACTGATGATGACTGAAATGATTGTTTTACTGACACAACCAGAACCAAAGACCAGAGCTGGATTCTTAAAGTATTCACGTGAAATCACACTGGATCCAAACACAGTAAACAAACGTCTGTTATTAACTGAGGGgaacagaaaagcaacattaaTGAGTCGGAAACAGTCGTATTCTAGTCACACAGACAGATTCACTGGATGTTGGCAGGTCCTGAGTAGAGAGAGTCTGACTGGACGTTGTtactgggaggtggagtggagaggaggaggagtttttGTAGCAGTCGCATACAAGAATATCAGCAGAAAAGGGGGCTGGGATGAATGTGGATTTGGATGGAATGATAAATCTTGGGCATTAAGATGTGACAAAAAGAATTATAATTTTGTGTACAACAAAGTCCAAACTCCCGTCTCAGGTCCTCGGTCCTCCAGAGTAGGAGTGTACCTGGATCACAGTGCAGGTGTTCTGTCCTTCTACAGCGTCTCTGAAACCAtgactctcctccacagagtccagaccacattcactcagcctctccatgctggacttcttttttgttcatttggaTCCACTGCTGAGTTCTGTAAACTCAAATAG
- the epdr1 gene encoding mammalian ependymin-related protein 1 — protein MHRLLLLSLAAAGALVLGLPGMDASSPAAEPCSAPLQWEGRWVMFDHGTGRNSRAAVSYDGLEQRIRVLQQNKKHTPCQKFFEYIYLYQSMVMFQIDQKTKDCSKIALTEAWDPFNIPDNSTFEDQYFIGGPGDNVEVQEWSDRKPARQHETWVGVYTLKDCYPVQETYAKNSSVTTSTRFFNLQLGISDPDVFTPPATCQSARPERMAESDC, from the exons ATGCACAGGCTGCTGCTCTTGTCTCTGGCCGCCGCCGGGGCCTTGGTCCTCGGCCTCCCCGGGATGGACGCGTCCTCGCCGGCCGCTGAGCCCTGCTCTGCCCCGCTGCAGTGGGAGGGCAGATGGGTGATGTTCGACCACGGCACCGGGAGGAACAGCCGAGCAGCAGTCTCCTACGACGGCCTGGAGCAGAGGATCCGAGTCCTGCAGCAGAACAAGAAGCACACACCCTGTCAGAA GTTTTTTGAGTACATCTACTTGTACCAGAGCATGGTGATGTTCCAGATCGACCAGAAGACAAAGGACTGCTCAAAGATCGCTCTGACGGAGGCCTGGGATCCCTTCAACATCCCAGACAACTCCACCTTCGAGGACCAGTACTTCATCGGAGGCCCCGGGGACAACGTGGAGGTTCAGGAGTGGTCGGACAGGAAGCCGGCACGCCAAC ATGAGACCTGGGTGGGCGTTTACACCCTGAAGGACTGCTACCCGGTGCAGGAGACCTACGCCAAGAACAGCAGCGTCACCACCTCCACCCGCTTCTTCAACCTCCAGCTGGGCATCAGCGACCCCGACGTCTTCACCCCGCCcgccacctgtcaatcagctCGGCCCGAGAGGATGGCCGAGTCCGACTGCTGA
- the nol7 gene encoding nucleolar protein 7 isoform X1, with amino-acid sequence MAKKQRGKPSPAAKTTDSAKQTDSFSLVLASSDDEAPEEVTFEDSKAEALRSVRQALDAAKREKELLKEKRRKRQELFQEQKKRKLLPADVLEEIGSALSKKQKQPAGEAAEEEEPEEEGEEDEGRKKKKRKRSGKLTHARNLKGNYTVTTGKESTLASSQQQAAEDFLQSRLYGPGSCRTTTNEMLSLENKKGKNKSAAVQFVKKDWACQEKAKAEKLKKRWIHKQQIPSC; translated from the exons ATGGCGAAGAAGCAACGTGGGAAGCCGTCTCCGGCCGCGAAGACGACGGATTCGGCCAAACAGACGGATAGTTTCAGCTTGGTGCTCGCATCCAGCGACGACGAGGCGCCAGAGGAGGTGACCTTCGAAGACTCGAAGGCGGAAGCTCTCCGGAGCGTGAGACAGGCGCTGGACGCGGCCAAAAG AGAAAAAGAGCTgctgaaggagaagagaaggaagagacaGGAACTGTTCCAGGAGCAGAAG aaaagaaaactctTACCGGCTGACGTGTTGGAGGAAATCGGCTCTGCTCTTTCAAA GAAGCAGAAACAGCCTGCGGGTGAAG cagctgaagaggaggagccggaggaggagggtgaagaggacgaggggaggaagaagaagaaaaggaagaggagcGGGAAACTGACACACGCCAGAAA tctgaagGGAAACTACACCGTGACGACGGGGAAGGAGAGCACGTTGGCGTCCTCCCAGCAGCAGGCGGCCGAGGATTTCCTCCAGTCCAGACTGTACGGACCAGGAAGCTGCAGGACTACCA CTAACGAGATGCTCTCCCTCGAGAACAAgaaggggaaaaacaaaagtgcagCAGTGCAGTTTGTCAAGAAGGACTGGG CCTGTCAGGAAAAAGCCAAAGCAGAGAAGCTGAAGAAGAGGTGGATCCACAAGCAGCAGATTCCCTCCTGCTGA
- the stard3nl gene encoding STARD3 N-terminal-like protein: protein MDSRCSSSADSRLTCRAAGSINTTPISVRGESYEVGEKKCISDVRRTFCLFVTFDLLFITLLWIIELNVNGGIQQQLDKEVLHYNYRASFFDIFLLAVFRFAALILAYAVCKLRHWWAIAITTAVSCAFLIVKVILSKLLSQGAFGYLLPIISFVLAWIETWLLDFKVLPQETEDENRYQSIMDATERAPLMGPGPLSDGQFYSPPESLADSDEELDDKHDPEKGLIQQVI from the exons ATGGACAGCCgatgcagcagcagcgccgATTCCCGGCTGACCTGCAGGGCGGCGGGGTCTATCAACACCACGCCCATCTCCGTCAGGGGGGAGTCGTACGAAGTCGGGGAGAAGAAGTGCATCTCTGATGTGAGGAGGACCTTCTGCCTCTTCgtcacctttgacctcctgtTCATCACCTTGCTCTGGATCATAGAGCTCAAT GTGAACGGCGGcattcagcagcagctggatAAAGAAGTCCTGCACTACAACTACCGCGCCTCCTTCTTCGatattttt ctcctgGCGGTTTTCAGGTTCGCCGCTCTCATCCTGGCGTACGCCGTCTGTAAGCTCCGTCACTGGTGGGCCATCGCA ATCACGACTGCAGTCAGCTGTGCTTTCCTGATTGTTAAAGTCATTTTATCAAAG ctgctgtctCAGGGCGCCTTTGGGTATCTGCTGCCCATCATCTCCTTCGTGTTGGCCTGGATAGAAACATGGCTGCTCGACTTCAAGGTTCTTCCTCAGGAGACCGAGGACGAAAACA GATATCAGTCCATCATGGACGCCACAGAGCGAGCTCCTCTCATGGGTCCGGGTCCTTTATCTGACGGACAGTTCTACTCTCCACCAGAGTCTCTGGCAG